A stretch of DNA from Mucilaginibacter daejeonensis:
GATACCCCCGAGACCAAGCATTACCGCTACGCCTTACTTTTCGCTTTACAAAAGGACCATACCGGCTACATGTTGGCCGTTTGTCTCACCAATGAAAAGGGTCCCGAGTTCTTCCGCAAGATCAGCAAAGTGCGCGACTGCATGAGGTTCAGGTAGGTACGTTTCACCGCTTGACGGTTGCCAATAATTTTAGTATGTTTGATCAGCCCCACCCCGACCCTCCCCGGAAGGGAGGGTGTTGGCTTTCGTTTCCTCCCTTCCGGGGAGGATCAAGGAGGGGCTACATGTTTGACACTTATGGCAGAAGTAAATTATAGTGAAGATAGTATCCGGTCGCTCGACTGGAAGGAACACATCCGCTTACGCCCGGGTATGTACATCGGTAAACTGGGCGATGGCTCAGCCTATGACGATGGTATATACGTGTTGCTGAAAGAGATCGTGGATAACTCGATCGATGAGTTCGTGATGGGAGCGGGGCGCAGTATCGATATCAGCATGAACGATCACCGCGTTACCGTACGCGATTACGGCCGCGGCATACCGTTGGGCAAGGTGATCGATTGCGTGTCCAAGATCAACACCGGTGGTAAGTACGATAGTAAGGCCTTTCAAAAATCGGTAGGTTTGAATGGTGTGGGTACCAAGGCGGTGAATGCTTTGTCTACCTCGTTCACCGTACAATCATACCGTGATGGCCGTACTAAGATCGCCGAATTTGCTAAAGGCGAGATCGTGCGCGATGAGGCCGAAAAAGAGACCACTCAGCGTAACGGTACCTCGATCAACTTTTACCCCGACGATACCATTTTCCGCAACTACCGGTTCATACCCGAATTTGTGCAGAACATGATCTGGAACTACGTGTTCCTGAACGCCGGCCTGACGATCAACTTCAACGGCGAAAAGTTCTTCTCACAAAATGGTTTGAAGGACCTGCTCGAGCGTAAGACCGATGCTGAGAATATTCGTTACCCGATCATTCACCTCAAGGGTGAAGATATCGAGATATCCATGACCCACGGCCAGCAATATGGTGAAGAGTATTATTCCTTTGTGAACGGTCAGCACACCACACAGGGAGGTACGCACCAGGCTTCCTTCCGTGAGGCTGTGGTCAAGACCATCCGTGAATTCTACAAAAAGGAGTTCGATGCTTCGGATATCCGGGCTTCTATTGTGGCCGCCATCGCCATCAAGGTGCAGGAGCCGGTGTTCGAATCGCAAACCAAGACCAAACTGGGTTCACAGAACGTAGGTCCTGATGGGCCTACCGTGCGTACCTTCATCAACGATTTTTTAAAGACCGAACTGGATAACTACCTGCATAAGAATCCGGCCACCGCCGATGCTTTGCTGAAACGTATCCTGCAATCGGAACGGGAGCGTAAGGACATTGCGGGTATCAAGAAACTGGCTAACGAGCGCGCCAAAAAGGCATCGTTACACAATCGCAAATTGCGCGATTGCAAGGTGCATTTTGACGATAATCACGAGCGCAAGCAAGAGACCACGCTATTTATCACCGAAGGTGACTCGGCCAGTGGCTCGATCACCAAATCGCGCGATGTGGCCACCCAGGCGGTATTCAGCTTAAAAGGTAAGCCCCTCAACTGCTTTGGCCTGACCAAAAAGGTAGTTTACGAGAACGAAGAGTTCAACCTGCTACAACACGCCCTTAACATTGAGGACGGTATCGACGGTTTGCGTTACAACAACATCGTTATCGCTACCGATGCCGATGTGGACGGTATGCACATCCGCCTGCTGATCATGACCTTCTTTTTGCAGTTCTTCCCCGATGTGGTAAAGGCTGGTCACGTATCCATTTTACAAACCCCATTATTTAGGGTGCGTAATAAAAAGGAGACCATTTATTGCTACAGTGATGAAGAACGCCGTAATGCCATTGCCAAATTAGGCAACAAGCCCGAGATCACCCGATTTAAAGGCTTGGGTGAGATATCGCCCGATGAGTTCGGACTATTCATCGGCAAGGACATGCGCCTGGATCCAGTGATCCTGAAAGATGCCAACATCAAAGGCTTGTTAGAGTATTTTATGGGCAAGAACACCCCGACCCGCCAGCAGCATATCGTACAGAACCTGCGCGTGGAAAAGGACGACGAGACCATCAACCCAACACTCACCGAAGCGGAAGCACTGGTGGCGTAAAGGTATATGACGGGATCAAGAATGATCTCTTATGTGATCCTGTAGCGTCGCGAAGCAAGATCTTACCATATCTATTTTATATATATAAAAAGAGCGCTCATCTGATCAGCAGATGAGCGCTCTTTTTTTTATTCAATGATCAGAACAGAGCAGGTGTGATAATGAATTTTTCCCAAGGGCCTGGAGACAGTCCTTGGCAATTGATCACTCCACCTCCATTGTCGTTATACTGGTTCACGCCACGAGCGTCCATGCGTAAATGCGTGCTGCCAAAATATGCTGAACTGATGGTGAAAGTACCATCACTTTGCTTATTGATGTTGAAGCGCTCATAATTACCCGCCGGGTTCTGCAAATTAACTGTTCCTCCGCCCGAGTTGTTATTGTGTGGAACATTGGTTCCATCCATGCGTAGGTAAAGATTAGGAAAATAATTAGATGATATAGTGTAAGTTCCATCATTTTGCTTTCTGAACACCATTTGCTCATAAGGGCCGGCAGAATACTGGCAATTTACGGTACCTGATCCGCTTGAGTTAGGAGAATAGTAGCGGCCATCCATCCTCAAGAATACATTATAAAAATTACTTGATTGTATGGTCGCCACGATCTCTGTCAAAAAGATCTGGTTAGCTTGTAGATACTGGATGATATAGCTTTCCAAAGCCGACTTCTTTGCTGGATCATCCACCAGATCAGACAACAGTACCAAGCCATTCTCTCCAATATCGATCAGCTCAGCGTTTTGAGGTGTCGAGCTGTTTTGCCATGCATCAGTATTTAACGTAGGTGCAGTGTTGGAGCCAAGTGTGACCTGCCCGATAAGGCTCAAGGCCGGATTTCCGCCAACTGTTTTGTAACGTAGGGTTTGAGAGAAGTTATTTTGGTTACTGGTAGTGTTGCTATTATAACCTGAGTTAAGATTAAATACTGTTGACACTCCAAGGTCTAAGCCCACGTTAGCTGCGGTTTTACGGTCCTGCTCCGTTGTTTCTGAACGGTATACTACGTCAAACTTTGCGCCAAGTGTCACGTCTAATAATACGTGGGTTCCATAGTGACTTACGATATATTCAGGACTGTAATTTTGTAGGTCTGATAGAAATTCTGGTGTTAGGTAGCTTTTTAGCAACGAGATAGATGAATTTATCTTAAGTCGCTTTTGCTTAATGATCCTGCTATAATTACCATAAACGTATTTGGAAGAAAATCTTGAAGAATCTGTATAATTTGCAGTGATAGTCGCTTTGAATAGTGGCAAAACGCTTGTGCTTATTGTAGTTTTCGTTCTTAATGACAAGCCTTTAGCAAAGCTCACAGCATCTTCGCCGGTCACAAAAAGATTGGTTTGAACCTTTGACTGGTCTAAGTCGATTCGACTTGGATAATCAGCTCTCAAACGTCCTACATCTATAACTTTAAAAGTTGCGGCGCTCGAATTGCCATACTCACCAAGTATGTCGTAACCATAGCCCAGAACGTCAAGGTCGCCGTCACCGGCTGAACTTGCTTTTTTTGTAGATTTTTGAATAGTGGCAGATCTGTCTTCAACGATCTCCTGCTTTTTACAGGACATAGCAAACGCTAAGAAACCACTCAATAGTAGTAGAGTTTTTTTCATGATAAGGTTTTATTTTCCTGCAAGTTTAGGATAAAATAACCGGTATTTCAAACATGTACATAACAATTAATATTTTATTAATTAATTAATCTTTAATATATAAAATTTCTTAATGTGGGTGGTGACCTGAAGTGTTATTATCGGTATTTCTTTTATTATGAAAAAGGATACGATAGAGAGCAAAATATTTAAAATAAACAGATCTTTGCATTCCCATTTCTTTTGATTATATTGTACGCCCCGCTTTTTGCGGGATCACCATATGATCAACCACGAGATAAAGATCGCTTTTGAAGAGTACAACACTTTTGAGGAGCTCAATGATCAAGATAAACACCTATGCCTGGAAGCGGTAAAAGCACTAAAGGGTTCACATTCACCATACTCAAACTTTAGTGTGGGTGCCGCGCTGCGCCTGAAAAGTGGCCGCGTACTGTATGGCAGCAACCAGGAGAACGCTGCCTATCCGTCAGGACTATGTGCCGAACGGGTAGCCCTCTTCAACTGGGGAGCCAACTATGCCGACGACCCCATAGAGGCGCTGGCCGTTACTGCGCATACCGCCAAGTTCCAGATCAGCAAACCGATCACCCCGTGCGGCGGGTGCCTGCAGGTAT
This window harbors:
- a CDS encoding cytidine deaminase, which gives rise to MINHEIKIAFEEYNTFEELNDQDKHLCLEAVKALKGSHSPYSNFSVGAALRLKSGRVLYGSNQENAAYPSGLCAERVALFNWGANYADDPIEALAVTAHTAKFQISKPITPCGGCLQVLAEYEKKQEQPIRTILYCQGGAAWVTNGIESFLPFLFFEDRLVTVPV
- a CDS encoding DNA topoisomerase IV subunit B yields the protein MAEVNYSEDSIRSLDWKEHIRLRPGMYIGKLGDGSAYDDGIYVLLKEIVDNSIDEFVMGAGRSIDISMNDHRVTVRDYGRGIPLGKVIDCVSKINTGGKYDSKAFQKSVGLNGVGTKAVNALSTSFTVQSYRDGRTKIAEFAKGEIVRDEAEKETTQRNGTSINFYPDDTIFRNYRFIPEFVQNMIWNYVFLNAGLTINFNGEKFFSQNGLKDLLERKTDAENIRYPIIHLKGEDIEISMTHGQQYGEEYYSFVNGQHTTQGGTHQASFREAVVKTIREFYKKEFDASDIRASIVAAIAIKVQEPVFESQTKTKLGSQNVGPDGPTVRTFINDFLKTELDNYLHKNPATADALLKRILQSERERKDIAGIKKLANERAKKASLHNRKLRDCKVHFDDNHERKQETTLFITEGDSASGSITKSRDVATQAVFSLKGKPLNCFGLTKKVVYENEEFNLLQHALNIEDGIDGLRYNNIVIATDADVDGMHIRLLIMTFFLQFFPDVVKAGHVSILQTPLFRVRNKKETIYCYSDEERRNAIAKLGNKPEITRFKGLGEISPDEFGLFIGKDMRLDPVILKDANIKGLLEYFMGKNTPTRQQHIVQNLRVEKDDETINPTLTEAEALVA
- a CDS encoding MAC/perforin domain-containing protein, which codes for MKKTLLLLSGFLAFAMSCKKQEIVEDRSATIQKSTKKASSAGDGDLDVLGYGYDILGEYGNSSAATFKVIDVGRLRADYPSRIDLDQSKVQTNLFVTGEDAVSFAKGLSLRTKTTISTSVLPLFKATITANYTDSSRFSSKYVYGNYSRIIKQKRLKINSSISLLKSYLTPEFLSDLQNYSPEYIVSHYGTHVLLDVTLGAKFDVVYRSETTEQDRKTAANVGLDLGVSTVFNLNSGYNSNTTSNQNNFSQTLRYKTVGGNPALSLIGQVTLGSNTAPTLNTDAWQNSSTPQNAELIDIGENGLVLLSDLVDDPAKKSALESYIIQYLQANQIFLTEIVATIQSSNFYNVFLRMDGRYYSPNSSGSGTVNCQYSAGPYEQMVFRKQNDGTYTISSNYFPNLYLRMDGTNVPHNNNSGGGTVNLQNPAGNYERFNINKQSDGTFTISSAYFGSTHLRMDARGVNQYNDNGGGVINCQGLSPGPWEKFIITPALF